From Cricetulus griseus strain 17A/GY chromosome 1 unlocalized genomic scaffold, alternate assembly CriGri-PICRH-1.0 chr1_0, whole genome shotgun sequence, a single genomic window includes:
- the LOC100772591 gene encoding protein S100-A15A has translation MPDTPVEDALFQIIHCFHHYASREGDVETLSLEELKALLLDSVPRFMDTLGRRQTYYITELFRVADKNKDNQICFDEFLYILGKLVKDYHLQFHRQLCAHYCAQHSLY, from the exons ATGCCAGACACACCAGTGGAGGACGCCCTCTTCCAAATCATACACTGCTTCCACCACTATGCTTCCCGGGAAGGGGACGTGGAGACCTTGTCCCTGGAGGAGCTGAAAGCCCTCCTCCTGGATAGTGTGCCTCGCTTCATGGACACCTTG GGCCGCAGGCAGACATACTACATCACAGAGCTGTTTCGGGTGGCTGACAAAAACAAGGACAACCAGATCTGCTTTGATGAGTTCCTGTACATCTTGGGCAAACTGGTGAAGGACTATCACCTGCAGTTCCACCGGCAACTGTGTGCACACTACTGCGCCCAGCACAGCCTCTACTAG
- the S100a8 gene encoding protein S100-A8 has protein sequence MPSELETALENIVTVYHRYSEMKGNHHALYRDDLQKLVTTECPQYMQKKNAEALFKELDINQDNAVNFEEFLVLMIKIGVEAHKESHKE, from the exons ATGCCTTCTGAACTAGAGACAGCCTTGGAAAACATAGTTACCGTCTACCACCGGTATTCCGAGATGAAAGGGAATCACCATGCCCTCTACAGGGATGATTTGCAGAAACTGGTCACAACTGAGTGTCCTCAGTACATGCAG AAGAAGAATGCTGAAGCCTTGTTCAAAGAGTTGGACATCAATCAGGACAACGCAGTTAACTTCGAGGAGTTCCTTGTGTTGATGATAAAGATCGGTGTGGAAGCCCATAAAGAAAGCCACAAGGAGTGA